Genomic window (Euleptes europaea isolate rEulEur1 chromosome 8, rEulEur1.hap1, whole genome shotgun sequence):
CAAAACAGGAGATACAGAGAACTGCAGTGATATGTGTTAAGGAACTGGGAGTGTTTCAGCTCCATATATGtgtagaagaaagaaagaaagaaagaaagaaagaaagaaagaaagaaagaaagaaagaaagaaagaaagaaagaaagaaagaaagaccagcTTTAAAAGGTAGAACTCCTCAGTTAAAGGCTTcggtaaaaagaaatattttggccaGGTGTGTAAAGGCCATTAAggcaggtgccaggcaagccttgGGAAAGATATTGCAGACAGGGGggcaccactgaaaaggccctgtctccaaTTACCCCCTCCCTCTACAGGGGGACAGGGTGGGCAGGGCTTAAGAAGAAGATCTTCACTCTGGGTCTTCCTCAATTTTGTGTCCgcacacacatgcatgtgcaAACCCACAGTATCTTGCTCTTCAgatttaaccaccaccaccactactaccactactaccaccaccaccacctctctcTGAGTTTTCCTTTAGTTTCTTTTAAAGTTCATGGTAGGAGTGTGATGCCGTGCCCAGGGATAAATTTTCTGAAGTTGGCATTAGCAAATTTTACCAGTTTTGAGGTCTGAATTCACCCAACTGAAGATTTTTGCTGCTAAAATTTTGTCAATGGGACGATGTATGTGTGtgaacagctcttcttctttgacaGCTTACAGAGACAAACCTGAACAGCAGACTCAATATTGCTACAGCACAGACTTTGACTCCAGCTTTTGATGAAGTCATTCAGAGcaagaggtgtcaattatcaaaggctGGTAATTAAAGGAAAagactgtaagagtgttattgttatAAGCTtgattgtattttaagtaaaaaaataatacctttgcctatgtcttctataaaATTTGTTTCTCTAGTATTACATTTtaagttatttgtttatttcaattcaatacctttattggcatatatatttgtttatttgatgGGTTTGATTTGTTGCACGTGGGCCCGGGGCctgagcaagtgacatttatgtcgtatccggccctcctaacaatgGAGTTCTACACTCCTGCTCTAGAGGCCGGTATGAGGCTATGCAGATCGGAGAAGTCTTGATTCTTATTGCGTCTTCTTGGACAAAGATAGACTTCCAAGCTAACAGATCTCCTGCCCAGGTTTCCCCTCAGACCTTCCTCTAGTAATGAACAAGATACATATATAGAACGTAGGGATCATTGTGAATTATgcagtgatgccaaaaggaaatgtgcttcCTCTTCCTGGGGACAGATGAGCACCCCGTCTTTCCCAGTGCTTCCAGACTACCTAAAATTCCTAACTATTCCAtcttttcaaagacttttcttcttggccagacataatgccttacctctCAACAAATAATTAGGCAGATTCTTAGACAGTCCGATGGACCAGAGCGTCTGctcgtgtggaaaggcaaagacagaaacacttacccacTTATTATTCAGTTGTGAGTTATATTCTTCTTTAAGGTCGTCTTTTATcattccattgatttcacactttcctgtttgttctcacaattaccatttaatttatctgctgtctggtaaagataaggctgttactctatctgtagtttattacttaacagctgccttgaagatatgCCAAAAGTTACAACCAAATTACACCTAAGTGCTCATTTGCGCACAGGCACTCTTTTCGTCATGGAACTGGAATTTGATTCTGATTGGCTGGAGTGACCCCTTTCCACCAGGGTGACTCTAAGTGCAAACTTTTGTTCTTTCCCCATGTAAAAGAATTCCTCCTTGGGTGAAACAGGGGGACACTGTTGTGAGGAGACAGAAAGCTGCTCTTCACTCTGAAAGAAGGAAAATATAAATGTCGATCCAGTATTCCAGAGTTTGCCTTGGGGTTTTTCTGCATGTGGTTTTACTGTCAGTTCTGGCTCCATACTGGctccatactgctttggtttatcccctgatttccacacacatttttgtgtctttagttttcactttggttttttttttaaatctctcccccctcccgtttttttttctttagttcttttgagaccacttttaccctgatgtTTCTCTGGAAGCCTATTTTGAGTTGTCTTTTTCTTcatgtgtaatgtttctgtcgcccgagctggatggcccaggctagcctgatcagaagctaagcagggtcggccctggttagtatttggatgggagaccatcaaggaagtccagggttgctgtgcagaggaagacactggcaaaccacctctgttagtctcttgccatgaaaaccccccaaaaggggttgccataagtcagctgcgacttgacggcactttacacacacacaatgtttctgtcacttttctttgtcctgcccactcGTACCAATCCCCAGACCATTATTTGATGATTGGACTGTCttggtcaaaccactccctctcctcttccctcctgtAAAGATGAGTGATTTCTTTTTACAAAacagcactaaaatattgatatagcgCTGAAGCAGTGAAACAGTAGGCTtaggaggttctctgaattcctagctttcatttaaaaaaaagtaagtctctagctccttcccttGCGGATATATAAGGGAAAAGGCCATGTCTCTGCGAGAAGAGGGGATAGAGACTTACCTGAacgaaaatgaaagctgggaattcagagaaccaccTAAGCCTACTGTTACATGCTCCAGCAATATACCgatattttaatgccatttttttaaagtgtgtgtgtgcgtgcgtgctgtGATGCCACTGATGATGACAGCAGCACCCTCCCTGGAAAATCCTCATGACAGACTCCACAACTATGAGAGGGaaatgcagagggaaggcagatgtgtggaagaaccgtgcccaaaccgattccagcttgtggatcgactcccaagaaaatcaggtgTAACATGAGTGTAAGGAAAAGCCTCTAATGGTAGAttttacagcctattcctgaaaaatgggctgaaactcaataggaggtggcgtgacctcgccgccagcataagtacgCATAATTGTGTGATTAAAtgtacttatgctggtggcgaggccagtcccactggTGGGCGAGCTCCGTGggactgcgcctcgcccctccaccgacgcagcctctccatggtgccGGCAACGGTGTGGAAAGGCCTGCTATATTTGTTTTGGCCCcactaaaaacaaaaaatgctgtgaaacggctttttttgtttccccGGCTTGCGTGAATCGACTTAGGAAGAGCAGCCGCTGTGCCTGTTCCCCACCGACTCCGCACGCCGCATTCTCAGGAATAAGCTGTTAGGAAATTTATTATACACAGGTTGTTGCATCTTACGGAGGGATAAAGCCATAAGAAGATGAGCTATGTCGTAAGCATGTAGGCAAGAGGAAAAGAAGCCCCACTTGGACAGTGGAAAGGCTAAAATCAGATCAAACTCCAGAAATCCAAGAGGATCACAATTTATCATGTCCTGGTTCAACCAATTTTTCTGGTATTGTTTTGCAAGATGTTGGATGCCAGGATCACACCACCAAAAATACGCTCaccaagaaaaaaggaaattgaCAATGGGGAACATGAAAAGTATTTTTGCTATTTCAGATGAAATACACACTGAGTTTACCATGGTGTTCCTAGTAGAGGTGAGATAAATGCTTTTGGGAACTTACATAAAATAAGTTTCTGAGGGTAAGGCACATTTATactacagtcctaagcagaattacacccttctcagcCCTGACTTCAATGGAAGGGTGTTACTATTTAAGATTGCACTGGAAGTATTCCTAGGAATACTCACTCGGAAATAAGTCTCATTGACCCCATTGTGTTTACTTGTGGCCCCAGGGGCAAGGGAGGGAGTGAAGGTGCAGGGAGGACAGCCCATGGACACCTTGTTGGAGGAAAATTGGGTCACAGCTTTTATGGAGTACAATCACAGGAGCATTCAGTAAAAGCTGTGGCCTCATTTTCCTCCTACAAGGTGCCTGTGGTCCGTCCTCCCTGAACCCTCCCTCACTCCCAAGACCCCTGGCTGCAAAAGCAGCCCCAGGCGAGTATGATCCTGACCCTTCTGGGTAAACATGACTAGGATAAGCGTGTAAGTTAAATTACAGTTCCGATGTCTGTGGGATATGCTAAATGTCCATGATCTGTGATTGCAAAAAAGGCCCATTTTATGAGCCACGCTAAGACTACATTAGGCAAATTTGATTTAGTCATCTGTACGTAACAGATGCAAACGGAAACAGAATGGGAGTGGAAAatgcacacacattcacacacatatatattgtcTCCAGTGAGCAACACACAAGGCTGATCTCGCTGGTTAAACTGCACATTGGAAAACAAGGTAAATGAGCTCGTAGGTTACCATTGCTTTTGTTGACGGGAATTGGGTCCAATTTTGCTTCCAGTTTAGGCCTCATTATCTGATCTGCCAAATTAGCTCAGCTATGTACATTTTGTAGAGTTAGATTCATTTGTACTTATCACATGATATAATCTGTCAAATATTgctattgtttttttaaaggtcccTTTCTAATgggggttcaggtagccggcccaaggtcgactcagccttccatccttccgaggtcggtaaaatgagtacccagcttgctgggggtaaagtgtagacgactggggaaggcaatggcaaaccaccccataaacatagtctgcctagtaaaagttgggaagtggtgtcaccccatgggtcaggaatgacctggtgcttgcacaggggacctttaccttttttctaatGGGAGTTGGAACTGACAGGCTTTTTAGCATGTTGTATCAAAATCCCCCTTTAAATAGTGTTGACCGTCATATTGTTCCCTATAACTGGCATAGGAATATTTCTTTGCTGTGATATGGTGGTTGATTCCCAGCTAGGAGTGTTTTTCCATCAATACAACAGGGTGACCCTTCTGCTAGTATTCACCAGTGGTCAGATCCTAATAGTCCATCAGCCCAGCATCATCCTCATACACAATACATCAAATATTGCAAGAGACAGacacagagaagaaaaacagAACTTAAAGTGTCACCATTTAGTTGAGAATGGAGGTAGTTTTGCCAGTGTCTTTAGTGAGATTACGATGccaatttatttgaaatgttcCTCTGAAAGTCAGTGTGGCGTAGAGCAGTGTGGCGTTGAGCACCCAGACGGGCCTAACTTTAAATCCACAGAGCTAGCCGTTGTTAACACCGTGGTCCCCAATCCTGTTGAGTCTGTGTTGGTTGCTATGGGAGGAAAtgacaaaatggctaccacagggtGCCAGGACCAATCACAGACTGCTGGGAGGTAGCAAGCCATGCATTCTTCTAAGATGGAGGAGGCAGTTGTTCAGCACCCTGCAGAAACAAAGGAGGGGCCACTTGGGTCTTCTGAAGCTTCTCCTACTGCAGTGAGGTAGAAGAGAGCCAAGACTGATGTGTTTGGGGAAAGAGATGCTTTGTCACAGAAACTAATGAGTGTCAGGAAACCCACTGGCTAGCACTATTTTGGGAACTTAGGCAATTTCATACCTCTCTGCCCTAGGGCCAGCTTAAGATATTTTTTCACCACAACTGGGGAGCGGCCAGCCTCTGATGCTggaagcccaggcagcaaagatgAGTGTGTCTTGTAACCACTGACTCTTATGGCATATTCTGCTGCCTGATGGGGCGTGGCAGTGACATGTTGGTGCCGCAGGGGCTCACCTTGGACCTGTTCAGTGGCAGCATGAGTCCAGGAGACAACCAGGGATGGCGGCCATGTCTGTCACTACCTCCTGCCCCACTGCTTGCTGAGCCCTAACAGTGTGTTAATGTCCTTGCCTGGAACCCCAAGAGGTCACTTGGATCATTTGGGCAAAGAACAGGCCCTGGCCTGCCCAATAGACTTCAGGGCACTGTCTTGAGAATGCAGTGAGACAGCTCTATGTAATGTGTCCCTAAGGCCTTTAGAAGAAAGGTGAATACgcagaagggccatggctcagtggcagagcatttgcttggcatgcagaaggtcccaggttcaatccctggcatctccagttaaagggaccaggcaatcaggtgatgggaaagacctctctgcctgagacctgggagagctgctgccggtctgagtagaccaaactgactttgatggaccaagggtctgattcagtataaggcagcttcatgtattcatgtgttcaagattttcCTTCCAAGCAAAGGGATTTATTTAGCATGGGACTGTGAAGTGAGTAATATGCTATCCAGTATAAAGTAATTTCTGTGTCTCATGACCTTTGTTATGAGGCAGCTAGCTTCCTAATactgggcattaaaaaaaaccttccattAATATTGAAACTGTGTTCTTATTTTAGATATTTTGGATTTCATAATGGCCTCATCCATCACTGAATCAGCTGCAAAATTTGCCCTACGCTTTTACCAGAAGTTGAGCCAGGATAAACCCTCTGAAAACCTCTTGTTTTCTCCTCTAAATCTTTCTGCTGCCCTGAGCCTTCTCTTGTATGGTGCTAGGAGCAGCACGGCACAGGAATTAGAAAAGGTAATGCTCATTAAGCTCTGATATCAATATGCTGCCAGTACAGCATATCACATTGTATCTTGCTGAAAAGGTACTGTCCTTTTCATTTTCATCTTTCATTTGTGCCATGGCATAAAAAATGTAGCTTCTTGTTGCAGATATATATAACAAGAAAAATATATAGACATTGTGAATTGGAAAGATGGGGTTGAAACTAGAAATCAAGGTGTGTGGACCACTGAGCGCCATAGCACGTCGATATGAAACCAACGTCCATAATAGGTCTATATGATTTATTAATGAAAACTCTCCAAAATTCCATGTTAGGTGCTTCATTGGGAGACAGAGGGAGTCCCCGAAACACCAAGCTGTCGTCTTCAAGCTGTCCCAAGCCGTGAACAAGAAGAAAGCATAAGGAAAAGCCGTAGCCAGTCCCCACCCCCTGATGGCCCGTTGGCCCCTTGTTTTGAACCGTCATCTTCACCGTGCCCTCAGCAGGTATGAACACAAGAGCATAAGAGGATTATTGCTGTCTCAGACCAGGGggcccgtctagtccagcatcacatTTTCCACAGTGACCAACCGGATGCCCTTCGGTGCTCCCAGTAGGAGACAGAGGCAAAAGCCTTCCCTTGTTGTTGCCCCACCCGTGCAACTGGTATTCACACTTCTTTGAACATGGAAATCTTATGGAGCCATTGTAGCTAATATCCCCCcctaaatctgtctaatccccttttaaagaacATCTAAGGCAGTGTCCATGACTACTCCAGTATGGCATCCTAAACACAAACTGCAGATGATAAATGAGATGTTCAATGCATATGTTTTAGTCTCTGTGCTTAAGATGATGCTAACAGAACAGCAGCACCCGGATTGGACAACTCTGCGGCTGGGGGATGAGTGTGTTCGAAAGTGGAATGTACACATAAAGCATTCAGGTTTTCAAAGATCCTTTGACATTAACGCTTTCATTGCAACACATGAGTAATACAGTAATACAGCACACAGAGGGTAGCAACAGTGAGGTCGAGTCCAGGGACAGATATGTGACTGCCACACTGAAATGTATTATTAAACAGAAAAGACAGCATTTGTTCATGGGATATGTTCTTGCCTCTCACGACAATAATTTTGTCTTGCTAAGCCATATTTCATTGCTGTGCAGTGTTCTTATGAAGGGTACAGGCATACGGGCttgtgggtgaccttaggcaggctACTGAGCTTTCAGCAACATTTTGAGGAGAGTAATAATATCTTATTACGGAGATAATGTATATAAAGCCCTATGAACATGCTGAAGCCAGGTACAAATGGTAAAtatctatttttttattattttagcaGGAGTAGTAGTAACAGCAGTAGTAATAGAAGCAGAAATAGTAGTATCTGGAACAGTACTGTTCCTATTACTACTAGCAGTAATAATAAGAGGAGTAGTACAAGCAATTATAGCAAAATAGCAGTAGAAATAATAGTACTAGAAGTAGTACTAGAAGGAGCAGTAGTAATCTAAGTAATATTAGAAGTAGTTGCAGTCTTCCAATGGAAAGAGTCAAATCATAAATGTCTGTACAGTAGCACTTTTTTTAATCTAAAAGTCTTTTGTGGTCAAAATTCTCTTGTTTAGACAAACAAACCAAAGTAGCAAATGGTGACTTTCCTGAAGATTCAAAACTTTGATGATTTAGACATTAGCCATCTCCTGCTGCTAGGATATCCCAGTAGCTTCATCGCGGAAGCCCCCCCTTTGCAGCTGGATGCCCAAGAAGCCCAACGTAATTCACATAATTTTATCtcagtgaagaaaaaaaaagaattgtattTTGCAGTACCGAACTTCTTGTTTTATTATTAGAATGTTCCTGAGTATGAATGTGAGAAGCCTGAAGGCAACCATACTGAATTCCATAAAATCCTTGCCTACCTCAATAAAGCCACCACAAAGTACGAGCTAAGCTTTGCCAATCGTTTCTATGGAGATGACTCCATTGCTTTCAACCAGGTAGGTTGCACTTAGATATTCTCCCTTTCCAAATATGTTGCAAGTACATTAGCGAAATAATTTGATTTTTCAGATGAACTTGTCCTACAGTTGCCTTTGTCTATAGATTGCTagacagtgttgttgttttttgccatcaagtcacatctgacttatggtgacccccagtgaggttttcaaggcaagagacattcagaggtggtttgtcactgcttgcctccgcatcacaaccctgatatttcttggaggtctcctatccaaatacctgTTAGGgtctgcttagctcctgagatctgatgagatcaggatggcctgggctatccaagtcagggtgctAGACAGTATAAGTATCCATAAACCAAGCAATGTTGGATCTTTATATTAGGATTATTGTATATATCACAAAAGGGTTGCACAGGGGTAGGATGTACTTATTTCTTTCAGTGATCCTTTTCAGCCTACTAGCTCTTTACTACATGCAGAGTAGCAGTGAATAACAGAGTCGCATGCCTTAACAATGCCATAACAACATCTAAAAGAATTGACTTACCGTACTTGAATTCCGCTCTTACTTGCTTTCATAGCTTCATTTATGCATAGGCTAAGTAAgctacagtttagggcctcagagTGAATGGCTCTGAATTACCATTTGGTTTTTGGTAATGCTCTGGGACTTTTTAATCCTGACACAGTTGAGGTCCTCAGTATATCTTAATTAGGATTTGCTTAATTTTTGTATAACATACTCTGTGCTATGATTACTTGATTTTGATGTTTTCATGGTtatcattaggggtgtgcatattgatgcaccatttaaaaaacaacaacaaaaacaaaatacctCTTTGGTatttctttggggtggggggtttagcagcaaaaaaaaacattggtggcAATAAATGGGAGCCCAAAAAGTAGaccccaaatattgccaaatttatttggggcAGCGAGGAACtgaaaggctggggggggggcctcgCTCTGAGCCCCCTGCCTTTCGATTCCTCGcccgggtgggggtgggtgggcgggaaGCACAGATTTGGTAGAAATCCCCCCTGCCCAGATTCTCCGGAGCGGGGTGGATTTTGGgtttggtatttttctggttcaggtttattaacctaaaaatttccattaaaaatccaggttttccagatttatcaaaaatttccaggtttgataaacccaaacccaaaatataGCAAAAATAATTGGTGCATGCCCGTAGTTCTAGTTACAGCTGTATATAGCCTTACAGCTAAATGTTTCAGGTGTTCTTAAAGAGAGGAAAACAAAACTCTAATGTATGCCATGAGAAATTAATTTATCTATATATCATTTTaaagtcttcttctcttcccacaTGCAGCAATTTGTGTTCTGTGCACTGAAGCTGTTCCTGACCCAAGTAAGCAATGTTGACTTTCAAAATGctccagaagaattcaggaagATTATAAACGCATGGGTTGAAGTCCAAACACATGGTATGAACAAATCTCCTTTCAGCTGCTCATCCGTGAGTTGACTTTAAAAAATCACAGTTACCTTGCAGTTGAAAACCTCTGGTCTCACTAATCTGTTCTGTATTTTTTATGGCTATACTTCCTCCCTGGCCCTGCTAGTTCATCCCTCAGACTTGTACAACACAAACAAATGGTGATCGAGGAAACTCCAGTAAGCCATGCTTCCTCTTTTCACATAACCTGTGCATTGTGCAAAGCATGGGGCCTCCTTATATGCAATGAGATCTACAAACTCACCACAGGGAAAATGCAcactgtacatagggttgccagacccctgacGGTGGGCgagggatcccccactttgtgcctccccccccaccacagtgccatCCGGCTGGCTGGTggaggtcttaccaggcttaaaatgaggccaagGCCTTGGCATCCTctgcgtgatgacatcacttctggaagtgatgtcatcacacaggcaACGACAGGGGAGATGCaacactctatggtaaaaacagctcctaccgtagagtttttgtccaaataccagagtgtctccctcatCGTTGCTGacatgacatcatcatgcaggAGACGTTGAGTCCAAGGTCTCATTTTGAGTATGGTAatgtttcccctcccctgctgatgGCTaggaggaacctggtaaccctaactgtacACAAAGCATGAACCATGGAAGGCACGAGTCTCTTCTATTTCCTTTGTCACCCCCAGAATGTAATGTCGAAAAATTCCCTGAGATGCAAAGGCTGATGTTTTCTTCTCTGATCATTTCACACAAGCTAGCTTGGAGCTTACAGCAAAACAAAATGAACATAcatttcttttaaggcaaaattcAGAATCTCCTACGCAAGGAAAACATCACTTCCCTAACTCAGCTGCTCCACGTGAATGCCCTGTACTTCAAAGGACAGTGGGATGTACAGTTTGACAAGTGGCGCACCAGAAAAAGCCCCTTTCATGTGACTGAGGTAGGTTCAACTAATATATTTGCATGTTGCATTTGCTTCCGCTATGTGATAGGAGCCCTTCACACAGTAAGCAGATCCCCCAGTCCCGTGGCATCTGGGAGGGTCACCTGGCACGAGTCCTCTCTGCTGGCCTTCTGCAGTCAGTCTCGGCCTCCCCAAAGCCTCCTCAGAATGGGTCAAGGAGGGAGTTCAGCTTCCCTCTTGTCCTCCGTTGCCCAGGCAAGAATGCTTCCTCTGCACACCGGAAGTCTCTCCCAGCATCTTTCTCCCTGTCTGATGTAGCACCTCCTCTTAAATGGGTTGGGCTTGACCCCTCTCATCCTCCTGTGCCCAATCACCTCCCTCCTCAACTAGTGACCAGTCAATTAGTCAGGCTGAGGGACCTCCAGACTTAAAGCCCCGCCCTCTGCCTGGCCGAGCCCGTCGCCCCTGCAGCCACCCAACCACAGGTCCAGCTGTTCAGCTCCTGACCTCCagcatcccccacccctcccccaccacctggtaCAGGGACTGGGAACGTCCTGCACCAGGCCTTggcccctccttcccttctccccctgaGTCGTGGCCCTGCCCCTGCCCCGGCCCGGAACCCTGCCCCCAATCTTCCCGGCTTCCTCCACCAGCTCTGGGCTGCGTGCTGACCCACCTTCTCACAACAGCGCTTCAGGAGCCGCTGCCCTTGGCGGGTGAAAACACGGCACTAAACTGCTCCTGGGTTCTCTTTGAGACCCAGCAGTGGGCAACGGGTACACTGTGCTCCTAGCCCTGTCAGCTGGGGCCGTCGTGGGTTTCCTCCACTGTGGGGCTGCAGCTCTTGGGGTGCGTGTGATGGAGTCTGGGAAATGCCAGGTCTCCAGAcagcattgttcattggatgtcttatACTGTATGAATGCATTTTTATTCTGTAATTTGCTTTCAGTCTTAGTGGGAAAGGtggctataaataaagcaaataaacttGCAGCCTCTTTA
Coding sequences:
- the LOC130482047 gene encoding leukocyte elastase inhibitor-like, translated to MASSITESAAKFALRFYQKLSQDKPSENLLFSPLNLSAALSLLLYGARSSTAQELEKVIREQEESIRKSRSQSPPPDGPLAPCFEPSSSPCPQQNVPEYECEKPEGNHTEFHKILAYLNKATTKYELSFANRFYGDDSIAFNQQFVFCALKLFLTQVSNVDFQNAPEEFRKIINAWVEVQTHGKIQNLLRKENITSLTQLLHVNALYFKGQWDVQFDKWRTRKSPFHVTEMTYNTVDLMHHKGQYKTGTIELCDMHVQVLEIPYKDNELSMFILLPDDWSSEGLQQLEEELTYEKVTEWVCQKQLKLEEVEVAIPKIKMEKNILTAKLLEALDVTQVLDPKMADLTGITLTEDVALSEIVHSASLEVDEEGGEEPRCQIDRHLRRRPCAQFVADHPFLFFVLHNCSGSILLLGRFVKPERRCGFH